A window of Rhinolophus ferrumequinum isolate MPI-CBG mRhiFer1 chromosome X, mRhiFer1_v1.p, whole genome shotgun sequence contains these coding sequences:
- the TSC22D3 gene encoding TSC22 domain family protein 3 isoform X3 produces MNTEMYQTPMEVAVYQLHNFNISFFSSLLGGDVVSVKLDNSASGASVVAIDNKIEQAMDLVKNHLMYAVREEVEILKEQIRELVEKNSQLERENTLLKTLASPEQLEKFQSRLSPEEPAPETPQSPEAPGGSAV; encoded by the exons ATGAACACCGAAATGTATCAGACCCCCATGGAGGTGGCGGTCTATCAGCTGCACAATTTCAAcatctccttcttctcttccctgcTTGGAGGGGATGTGGTTTCCGTTAAGCTGGATAACAG TGCCTCCGGAGCCAGCGTGGTGGCCATAGACAACAAGATTGAGCAGGCCATG GATCTGGTGAAGAATCATCTGATGTACGCTGTGAGAGAGGAGGTGGAGATCCTGAAGGAGCAGATCCGAGAGCTGGTGGAGAAGAACTCCCAGCTGGAGCGTGAGAACACCCTCCTGAAGACCCTGGCGAGCCCAGAGCAGCTGGAGAAGTTCCAGTCCCGGCTGAGCCCTGAAGAGCCGGCTCCCGAAACCCCACAATCGCCTGAGGCCCCTGGTGGTTCTGCGGTGTAA
- the TSC22D3 gene encoding TSC22 domain family protein 3 isoform X4 gives MDLVKNHLMYAVREEVEILKEQIRELVEKNSQLERENTLLKTLASPEQLEKFQSRLSPEEPAPETPQSPEAPGGSAV, from the exons ATG GATCTGGTGAAGAATCATCTGATGTACGCTGTGAGAGAGGAGGTGGAGATCCTGAAGGAGCAGATCCGAGAGCTGGTGGAGAAGAACTCCCAGCTGGAGCGTGAGAACACCCTCCTGAAGACCCTGGCGAGCCCAGAGCAGCTGGAGAAGTTCCAGTCCCGGCTGAGCCCTGAAGAGCCGGCTCCCGAAACCCCACAATCGCCTGAGGCCCCTGGTGGTTCTGCGGTGTAA